The Ischnura elegans chromosome 1, ioIscEleg1.1, whole genome shotgun sequence genome contains a region encoding:
- the LOC124153173 gene encoding acidic mammalian chitinase-like, whose amino-acid sequence MEGKIVVFIGVILLPVLCGSGAHAQNKLMVCYFNTTNTLTPEHIDWNLCTHMIYKAAILEHSTNQISLIGRRDGSDENGYKGLHKSTLDLRKRYPRLKVLLAVGTWDDGSLKYSQMASTGTGRRRFVVSVLDTLKHYGFDGMSLDWEYPGQRGGGPEDRRNYDLLISELRIELDRQGLIFSGLLPQSRHWLESYDIESVKRNFHFICLTTYNYWGPWWDYNGIAAPLREVETSVNLYLAKKVPREMIVVGIPAYAQTGTLAYAFKNQRPQIVVGPGEEGPHSRFRGRLFYDEVVHMQRDSPSEWTVYKDEPSQSPYAVKGLLYITYDDPISVERKAHFIQRKGLGGAMIMTIDSDDHRGTGSNETTFPLTRTLHRILRGNREDE is encoded by the exons atggaGGGTAAAATAGTTGTCTTCATCGGTGTCATACTCCTTCCTGTTTTATGCG GGAGTGGTGCTCACGCTCAAAATAAGCTAATGGTGTGCTATTTCAACACTACAAATACGCTAACTCCTGAGCATATAGACTGGAACCTTTGCACCCACATGATATATAAAGCTGCTATTTTGGAACACTCCAcaaatcaaatatctctcattgGAAGACGGGATGGATCGGACGAAAACGGATACAAAG GATTGCATAAAAGCACTTTGGATCTCAGGAAGCGTTATCCTAGACTCAAAGTGCTCCTGGCCGTTGGCACGTGGGACGATGGTTCACTGAAGTATTCTCAG ATGGCGTCTACAGGCACTGGAAGAAGAAGATTCGTTGTTAGTGTTTTGGATACTTTGAAACACTATGGATTTGATGGCATGAGTCTTGATTGGGAATACCCTGGACAACGAGGAGGCGGCCCTGAGGATCGA agaaattaCGACCTACTGATATCTGAGCTCCGAATAGAACTTGACAGACAAGGTCTCATCTTCAGTGGTCTCCTTCCACAATCAAGACATTGGCTCGAGAGCTACGACATAGAGTCAGTGAAAAG GAACTTTCATTTTATATGTCTGACCACCTACAATTACTGGGGACCCTGGTGGGACTACAACGGTATAGCAGCACCTTTGAGAGAAGTG GAAACATCAGTAAACTTATATCTGGCTAAAAAAGTACCCAGAGAAATGATTGTAGTCGGAATACCAGCATATGCACAGACGGGAACCCTTGCCTATGCATTCAAAAATCAACGTCCTCAAATAGTCGTGGGACCAGGTGAAGAGGGACCGCACAGCCGTTTTCGAGGAAGGCTCTTCTACGATGAG GTCGTGCATATGCAGCGTGATTCTCCAAGCGAGTGGACCGTTTACAAAGATGAACCCTCGCAATCGCCATATGCCGTGAAAGGGCTTCTCTACATCACATACGACGACCCTATTTCAGTGGAACGTAAG GCGCATTTCATCCAGAGGAAGGgtttaggaggagcaatgatcaTGACAATTGACAGCGATGACCACAGAGGAACTGGATCCAACGAAACAACCTTTCCGCTGACGCGCACGCTGCACAGAATCCTGAGAGGGAATCGCGAAGATGAATAA